In Candidatus Bathyarchaeia archaeon, the following are encoded in one genomic region:
- a CDS encoding PKD domain-containing protein — protein MKFNANSVVAVLLIIILLCSPLLVFQAESSYTSKLYPTHDSWVEAEFPNDNHGSETSLRVRSDSRTRRSYLKFDLNSVPAGKTITSVKLYLYCTYMDANPSVEIYVHETGDNWNEASITWNNAPAVGAFITSISVGGTGQYYCWDITPYGEAQYSGDKILSVVVKLLLDNPAQDNPNLARYFASKESVGTAQDPYLEVTYENTPPTASFTYSPTYPVANDSVIFNASLSFDLDGSILTYSWDFGDGNVTTVTTPTIEHTYLMYDNYTVTLTVTDNDGLTDTETQIIEVVDPAILRVSLPEGVWVKQYTGDPWIDEGWLLNRTGNSWSFIVKIYDTSKCLKSDDTHLIVALNDAAYNNLLSLTINGTSIPKTAFQYGKPKPYGTKYWPNGCVYPTWFNDTYINVGTILPKSYKTLEVTVTFSSAIDARIHFDAYGHICEPISWSQVTWSPHSEDSTVLYQAGPLPLSVSISPVSAVIDLGQQVIFTSSVSGGTPPYTYQWYLDGTPVGTNSNTWTFTPTSTGTYQVYLNVTDNVGERAKSNIAQVTVNPALSVSIQPTSSVIIIGGSVHFTSTISGGTPPYTYQWYVNDTEVEGANSSTWTFTPSSVGYYLVSLKVTDAASATQLSNEAEVTVNPRTYKLTITATSGGTTTPAPGTYTYNEGTDVQVTAVPDVNYKLAYWELNGSNIGSNNPITITMNNNYELKAYFALITYTLTVTSTAGGTTNPAPGTYTYPSGSYAEVTAVPSANYFFDHWVLDGSNAGSANPISVYMNTNHNLQAVFSLINWTLTITASTGGTTSPAPGTYVYANGSSMVVTAIPNANYKFVKWQLNGSDAGSANPITLTIDANYILHAVFQQLTYRLTILSSTGGSTNPGPGTHVYVNGTNVFVDAIPDAYYMLDYWLLDGINVGSANPISVLMTDDHTLQPIFARINYTLTISTTVGGTTVPAPGIYVYNGGTTVDVTAIPNAGYRFDHWVLDGSNAGSDLTIHVFMGANHDLQAVFAETHTLVISVSQGGTTNPAPGTYVYDYPTDVTVTAIPNANYRFDHWEFDGNNIGSANPIIVHVGSSHTLRAVFILVTYTLTIQTTAGGTTNPAPGTYTYDAGSMVLVTASPSTGYVFDVWQLDGVNVSSATSYTVTMNSDHTLKAVFKSAPTPPSISVSIIPVSTSIPIGGSVTFSSTVSGGTSPYSYQWYLNGVPVSGATSSTWTFTPSATGTYSVYVNVTDSGGMSAKSNVATVSVTKPGVGGYSLLLGKQAPASYFVAYTGLLVAFAAALIIVKRKRK, from the coding sequence GTGAAGTTTAACGCTAATTCAGTAGTAGCTGTGCTTTTAATTATAATCCTATTATGTTCTCCTTTGCTTGTGTTTCAAGCTGAATCTTCTTATACGTCAAAGCTTTATCCAACGCATGATTCTTGGGTTGAAGCTGAATTTCCAAACGATAATCATGGCTCAGAAACGAGCTTACGTGTTAGGTCTGATTCTAGGACTAGACGAAGTTATCTAAAATTTGACTTAAATTCTGTTCCTGCCGGTAAGACAATAACCTCTGTTAAGCTTTACTTGTACTGCACCTATATGGATGCTAATCCAAGCGTTGAGATTTACGTGCATGAGACCGGTGACAACTGGAATGAGGCAAGTATAACTTGGAATAATGCGCCAGCCGTAGGCGCGTTTATCACGAGCATTTCTGTTGGTGGAACTGGACAGTATTATTGTTGGGACATTACACCTTACGGAGAAGCTCAGTATTCAGGAGACAAAATATTAAGCGTAGTTGTGAAGCTTCTTCTGGACAATCCGGCCCAAGATAACCCAAACTTGGCAAGGTATTTCGCCAGCAAAGAATCTGTAGGCACGGCTCAAGACCCATATTTAGAGGTGACTTATGAGAACACGCCGCCAACAGCATCATTCACCTATTCACCTACTTATCCCGTCGCGAATGATTCGGTGATTTTTAATGCTTCTCTAAGCTTCGATCTTGACGGGTCAATTTTAACGTATTCTTGGGATTTCGGCGATGGAAATGTAACAACCGTTACAACACCTACGATTGAACATACATATTTAATGTATGACAATTACACAGTAACCCTAACAGTTACAGACAATGACGGATTAACTGATACTGAGACGCAAATTATAGAAGTGGTAGACCCTGCGATTCTGCGGGTTTCTTTGCCTGAAGGAGTATGGGTAAAACAGTATACTGGCGACCCGTGGATAGATGAAGGATGGCTTTTGAATAGAACTGGAAACTCTTGGAGTTTTATAGTTAAAATCTACGACACTAGCAAATGCCTAAAATCTGATGACACCCATTTGATTGTAGCTTTGAATGACGCCGCTTACAATAATCTCTTAAGCTTAACAATAAATGGCACATCAATACCAAAGACGGCATTTCAATATGGCAAACCTAAACCTTACGGCACAAAATATTGGCCCAACGGCTGCGTTTATCCAACATGGTTTAACGATACCTACATTAATGTTGGAACAATCTTGCCTAAAAGCTACAAAACTTTGGAAGTTACCGTTACATTTTCTAGCGCGATAGACGCGAGAATACATTTTGATGCTTATGGTCACATTTGTGAACCAATTTCTTGGTCTCAGGTGACTTGGTCTCCACATTCGGAAGATTCGACGGTTTTATACCAAGCGGGACCATTACCGCTGTCTGTTTCTATAAGCCCTGTTTCTGCGGTTATTGATTTAGGTCAACAAGTTATTTTTACTTCTTCTGTTTCTGGCGGCACTCCACCTTATACGTATCAATGGTATCTTGATGGAACGCCGGTTGGAACAAATTCTAACACTTGGACTTTTACGCCGACATCAACGGGCACTTATCAAGTATACCTTAACGTCACTGATAATGTTGGCGAGAGAGCGAAATCAAACATTGCCCAAGTCACCGTTAATCCCGCTCTTTCTGTTTCTATCCAGCCTACATCTAGTGTCATTATAATAGGGGGTTCTGTGCACTTTACTTCAACAATCTCCGGGGGCACTCCTCCTTATACGTATCAATGGTATGTCAACGACACTGAAGTCGAGGGAGCGAATTCTTCAACTTGGACTTTTACGCCTTCTTCTGTTGGCTATTATCTAGTATCTTTGAAAGTGACTGACGCTGCATCTGCAACCCAGCTTTCAAACGAAGCTGAAGTTACAGTTAACCCAAGAACATACAAGCTTACAATAACAGCAACAAGTGGTGGAACAACAACACCAGCTCCTGGAACGTACACTTACAATGAAGGAACAGACGTTCAAGTTACAGCAGTTCCAGATGTAAACTATAAACTTGCATATTGGGAACTTAACGGCTCAAACATTGGTTCAAACAATCCAATCACCATTACAATGAACAATAATTACGAGTTGAAAGCATATTTTGCATTGATAACATACACGTTAACCGTAACCTCAACGGCAGGCGGAACAACTAACCCAGCGCCAGGAACCTACACGTACCCCTCTGGTTCATACGCGGAAGTTACTGCTGTCCCCTCAGCAAACTACTTCTTCGACCATTGGGTTCTGGACGGTTCCAACGCTGGCTCGGCTAATCCCATCAGCGTTTACATGAACACCAACCATAATCTGCAAGCGGTTTTCTCTTTAATCAATTGGACGCTTACGATAACAGCTTCAACAGGCGGCACTACAAGCCCAGCGCCCGGAACATACGTCTATGCCAACGGTTCCTCAATGGTTGTTACTGCAATTCCAAATGCTAACTACAAGTTTGTTAAGTGGCAGCTTAACGGCAGCGACGCAGGCTCAGCGAATCCAATTACCTTAACAATAGATGCCAACTACATTTTGCATGCTGTTTTTCAGCAACTAACTTACAGGTTAACCATTTTAAGCTCAACAGGCGGCAGTACAAATCCGGGACCTGGAACGCACGTGTATGTTAATGGGACAAATGTTTTCGTGGACGCCATCCCAGACGCTTATTACATGCTTGATTACTGGTTGTTAGACGGCATCAACGTCGGCTCAGCCAACCCAATTTCTGTGTTAATGACAGACGACCACACTTTACAACCGATTTTCGCGCGCATCAATTATACTCTGACAATTTCTACAACGGTAGGCGGCACAACGGTTCCTGCTCCTGGCATATATGTATACAATGGTGGAACAACTGTCGACGTGACTGCTATTCCTAATGCTGGCTACAGATTTGACCATTGGGTTTTAGACGGCTCTAATGCGGGTTCAGATTTAACAATCCACGTGTTTATGGGCGCCAACCACGATTTGCAGGCAGTGTTTGCTGAGACGCACACGCTTGTAATTAGCGTATCGCAGGGCGGCACAACCAATCCCGCTCCAGGAACCTACGTGTATGATTATCCAACAGACGTTACTGTAACGGCTATTCCAAACGCGAACTATCGTTTTGACCACTGGGAATTTGACGGTAACAATATAGGCTCGGCAAATCCAATTATTGTTCACGTTGGCAGCAGCCACACTCTCCGCGCAGTTTTCATACTGGTAACTTACACGTTAACAATACAAACGACTGCTGGCGGTACTACGAATCCTGCGCCAGGCACGTATACTTATGATGCGGGCTCTATGGTTCTAGTAACTGCTTCGCCAAGCACTGGTTATGTGTTTGATGTTTGGCAGTTAGACGGCGTAAACGTTAGCTCAGCCACATCATACACTGTCACTATGAACAGTGACCATACCTTAAAGGCAGTGTTTAAGTCAGCGCCGACTCCGCCCTCAATCTCAGTCTCAATAATCCCCGTTTCCACATCTATTCCTATAGGTGGGTCTGTAACCTTCTCTTCTACAGTCAGCGGTGGGACTTCGCCATATAGCTATCAATGGTATCTTAATGGTGTTCCTGTTTCCGGTGCAACTTCTTCGACGTGGACGTTCACTCCCTCAGCTACTGGCACTTATAGCGTGTATGTAAACGTGACAGATTCTGGTGGAATGAGTGCAAAATCTAATGTAGCTACTGTGTCTGTTACAAAGCCTGGTGTCGGAGGTTACTCGTTATTGCTTGGCAAACAGGCTCCAGCATCTTACTTCGTGGCATATACTGGTCTTCTGGTTGCGTTTGCCGCGGCACTGATAATTGTAAAGCGCAAAAGAAAATAG
- a CDS encoding DUF5752 family protein, with protein sequence MSVDVSKILRTVPREKAFYFFTSIGNYTGVSASSLKEFVEKINEVNVKSLEFHLYRGDFEKWIDEVLQDKELAEGIRRLQKVNLAGEVLRNQLHATVSRHLKWLTSQI encoded by the coding sequence ATGAGTGTGGATGTTTCGAAAATTTTGAGAACCGTCCCGCGGGAAAAAGCATTCTACTTTTTCACATCGATAGGAAATTATACGGGCGTAAGCGCTTCTTCCTTGAAAGAGTTTGTAGAGAAAATAAACGAGGTAAACGTGAAATCCTTAGAGTTTCACCTTTATCGTGGAGACTTCGAAAAATGGATAGATGAAGTTTTGCAAGACAAAGAGCTTGCTGAGGGAATCAGAAGACTCCAAAAAGTTAATTTGGCAGGCGAAGTTCTCCGCAACCAATTACATGCAACAGTTTCTAGACACTTAAAGTGGTTGACAAGCCAAATCTAA
- a CDS encoding Lrp/AsnC family transcriptional regulator: MKLKNNTLTLDTTDLKILEALQEDARQTYTDIGKHLGIAHSTVYDRIKRMEKYGIITKYTAVIDAEKAGTKGITAIMTVYTDPKESEKVAEKLCQAPQVIEVYTSLSEELQIIAKVIAENQEDLHAFIANRVAPLSGVLRIRTSIVTKKFKETQFSIINNPKKLTFIKGTYNIKEESK, translated from the coding sequence TTGAAGTTAAAAAACAACACTTTAACCTTAGACACTACAGACTTGAAAATTCTGGAAGCCCTACAAGAAGACGCGAGGCAAACTTACACGGATATAGGCAAACACTTAGGAATAGCCCATTCAACAGTTTACGACAGAATAAAAAGAATGGAAAAATACGGAATAATCACGAAATACACGGCGGTTATCGACGCAGAAAAAGCTGGAACAAAAGGCATAACAGCAATAATGACCGTCTACACAGACCCAAAAGAAAGCGAAAAAGTGGCAGAAAAACTTTGCCAAGCACCACAAGTCATTGAAGTCTACACGTCCCTTTCTGAAGAACTCCAAATAATAGCAAAAGTCATTGCTGAAAACCAAGAAGATTTGCATGCATTTATCGCCAACAGAGTGGCGCCCTTGTCTGGTGTTTTGAGAATTCGCACGTCAATAGTGACGAAGAAATTTAAGGAAACCCAATTTTCAATAATTAATAATCCGAAAAAGTTAACATTTATAAAGGGAACATATAATATAAAGGAAGAATCTAAATGA
- a CDS encoding DUF2148 domain-containing protein yields MNPPIIESQKAEKEALLEAAKLMLISSRTAPKTAGIDDTLTLIVYGKEKDAIAQKMEEIAEERKIEGFRRDAKNVRDSEATILIGVRGNKSVGINCGACGYANCKEFENATKKLGQDFTGPTCLFKTLDLGIALGSAAKTASILNVDNRIMYRIGVAAFKLKMLPEASVIMGIPISAKGKSIYFDRAR; encoded by the coding sequence ATGAACCCGCCAATAATTGAAAGCCAAAAAGCAGAAAAAGAAGCATTACTAGAAGCAGCCAAACTTATGCTCATATCCTCAAGAACCGCGCCAAAAACAGCCGGCATAGACGACACCTTAACCTTGATTGTCTACGGCAAAGAAAAAGACGCAATAGCCCAAAAAATGGAAGAAATAGCGGAAGAACGAAAAATCGAAGGCTTTCGACGAGACGCAAAAAACGTCAGAGACTCAGAAGCTACAATACTAATTGGTGTTAGAGGAAACAAGAGCGTTGGAATAAACTGTGGAGCCTGCGGCTACGCAAACTGCAAAGAATTTGAAAATGCAACTAAAAAGCTTGGGCAAGATTTTACTGGTCCAACATGCCTCTTCAAAACTTTAGACTTGGGCATAGCGTTAGGCTCAGCCGCAAAAACAGCCAGCATACTAAACGTGGACAACCGCATAATGTACCGCATTGGCGTGGCAGCATTCAAACTAAAAATGTTACCAGAAGCTTCGGTTATTATGGGAATCCCAATTTCAGCTAAAGGCAAAAGCATCTACTTTGACAGAGCCAGATAA
- the trxA gene encoding thioredoxin, with amino-acid sequence MNSEHEHFISKENEELERIRKKKLRELAEKKEKKQEMKTEPVHVTDSNFNEIVSKNQLALIDCWAPWCGPCLALAPTIEELAREYAGKVLIGKLDVDENPRTAECFQIFSIPTMLIMKNGKEVDRIVGLVPKKHIEAALKKHLG; translated from the coding sequence ATGAATAGTGAACACGAACACTTTATATCAAAGGAAAACGAAGAATTGGAACGTATCAGAAAGAAGAAACTAAGAGAACTCGCAGAAAAGAAGGAGAAAAAACAAGAAATGAAAACAGAACCTGTTCACGTGACAGATTCAAACTTCAACGAAATAGTAAGCAAAAACCAGTTGGCTTTAATTGACTGCTGGGCGCCATGGTGCGGTCCATGTTTAGCTTTAGCGCCTACAATTGAAGAATTAGCCAGAGAGTACGCTGGAAAAGTGCTAATTGGAAAACTTGACGTCGACGAAAACCCGAGAACCGCAGAATGCTTCCAAATTTTCAGCATCCCAACAATGTTGATAATGAAGAACGGAAAAGAAGTTGACAGAATCGTGGGACTGGTTCCAAAGAAACACATCGAAGCCGCATTAAAAAAGCATTTAGGATAG
- a CDS encoding DUF1893 domain-containing protein, translating into MQDLEIAKKHLKEKNLTLSIVKNKETLLETKSHGISGFLAAIETLGNKLDGASVADRIVGKAIALLCVYARAKAVYAVTMSKEAKNVFEQHSIFHEWTNLVENILDVNKAKACPFESLAKEISNPKDAYIKLKTLQNSLKTAGRNSHE; encoded by the coding sequence ATGCAAGATTTAGAAATAGCCAAAAAACATCTGAAAGAAAAAAATCTGACACTCTCCATAGTCAAAAATAAAGAAACACTTCTTGAGACAAAATCGCATGGAATTTCCGGCTTTTTAGCAGCCATTGAAACACTTGGAAACAAGCTTGACGGAGCTTCTGTTGCAGACAGAATTGTTGGAAAAGCAATTGCTTTGCTGTGTGTATATGCAAGAGCCAAAGCAGTCTATGCAGTGACTATGAGCAAAGAAGCCAAAAACGTGTTTGAACAGCATTCAATTTTTCACGAATGGACAAACTTGGTTGAAAACATACTAGACGTCAACAAGGCAAAAGCATGCCCATTTGAAAGCCTAGCAAAGGAAATTTCAAATCCAAAAGACGCATACATAAAACTTAAGACTTTACAAAACTCCCTAAAAACAGCCGGAAGAAACTCACATGAATAG
- a CDS encoding formylmethanofuran dehydrogenase subunit E family protein — translation MCSEEEKLRLLIRDAEKFHGHLGPLLVIGVKMGRLAEKILKIERNKNAKLQVHVKLPLLAPFSCVLDGIQTTTKCTIGNQKLKIENSQKEITAHFILQRPNKSLKVTVNQKIIEELTNKISEGFSNEELAWETAHAPENQLFIIERQ, via the coding sequence ATGTGTAGTGAAGAAGAGAAACTTAGGTTGCTGATAAGAGACGCAGAGAAATTTCATGGACACTTAGGACCCTTGCTAGTCATAGGAGTTAAAATGGGAAGGTTGGCTGAAAAAATTCTAAAGATAGAAAGAAACAAAAACGCCAAGTTGCAAGTGCACGTAAAGCTCCCGCTATTAGCGCCGTTCTCATGCGTTCTTGACGGAATCCAAACCACAACAAAATGCACGATTGGAAACCAGAAGCTCAAGATAGAAAACTCACAAAAAGAAATAACCGCACATTTTATACTGCAAAGACCGAACAAGTCGCTGAAAGTAACTGTTAACCAAAAAATAATAGAGGAACTAACTAACAAGATTTCAGAAGGCTTCTCCAACGAAGAACTAGCATGGGAAACGGCTCACGCACCCGAAAATCAACTATTCATAATAGAAAGGCAATAG
- a CDS encoding PDGLE domain-containing protein: protein MKGYLKALILTLVCLAILIPFASNAPDGLESVAETLGIEKHEPIWSGLMPDYSIPAIDNPYLSTLLAGIAGVFLVLGVTFLLGKTITKK from the coding sequence ATGAAAGGATACCTTAAAGCGTTAATTCTCACTTTGGTCTGTCTTGCAATCCTAATACCATTTGCTTCAAACGCTCCAGACGGACTGGAAAGCGTGGCTGAAACTCTTGGAATAGAAAAACATGAGCCAATCTGGAGCGGACTAATGCCGGATTACAGCATACCAGCAATCGACAATCCATATTTATCAACGCTTCTAGCCGGCATAGCTGGAGTCTTTCTAGTTTTAGGTGTCACTTTTTTGCTTGGCAAAACAATCACTAAAAAGTGA
- a CDS encoding energy-coupling factor ABC transporter permease gives MHIPDGYLSMEICALTYAIAIVFLVWSWKKAKATYSQSIAPLLAISSAFVFAAQMINFPITYGTSGHLVGGIFLSMLLGPYAAILSMTIVLMMQAVFFADGGIFTFGANVLNMAIIGVLGFFLIQLLIKNSKRKSWFFSSVFVASWLSVVLGALACGLEIGFSPVFYDAGGIAVTVPAMLFWHVLIGLGEAAITTTLISQLHRLQTPLLTGLTFLRGSKQNERIP, from the coding sequence ATGCACATTCCAGACGGATATTTAAGCATGGAAATCTGCGCTTTAACCTATGCAATAGCCATAGTATTCTTAGTTTGGTCATGGAAGAAAGCAAAAGCTACATATTCACAGTCGATTGCGCCTTTATTGGCAATTTCAAGCGCGTTTGTCTTTGCAGCGCAAATGATAAACTTTCCAATAACTTATGGAACAAGCGGGCATTTGGTGGGAGGAATTTTCCTCTCGATGCTTCTTGGACCTTACGCGGCGATTTTAAGCATGACAATTGTCTTGATGATGCAAGCAGTATTTTTTGCGGACGGCGGCATATTCACCTTCGGAGCAAATGTGCTCAACATGGCGATTATAGGCGTGTTAGGCTTTTTCCTAATACAACTGCTTATAAAAAATTCGAAAAGGAAAAGCTGGTTTTTCTCGAGTGTTTTCGTTGCATCATGGCTTTCCGTGGTTTTGGGAGCATTAGCGTGTGGATTAGAGATAGGTTTCTCTCCGGTCTTTTATGATGCAGGCGGCATAGCAGTTACGGTTCCAGCCATGCTTTTTTGGCATGTTCTAATAGGATTAGGAGAGGCAGCGATAACAACAACTCTCATTTCGCAGTTGCATAGGCTGCAAACTCCCCTTCTCACTGGTTTAACATTTCTTAGAGGAAGCAAACAAAATGAAAGGATACCTTAA
- the nikR gene encoding nickel-responsive transcriptional regulator NikR translates to MTKIVRVGVTFPPDLLKDFDEIIRKMGYENRSKAVQDAVRMFVSEKKWLMRERGNQAGVLMLLYDHDARGLEDALTNIQHRHAHIICSTMHTHLSEHDCLEAIAVKGNAAEIRKLSDELAARRGVKILKTMIVPV, encoded by the coding sequence ATGACAAAAATAGTACGTGTAGGAGTAACGTTTCCTCCAGACTTGCTCAAAGATTTTGATGAAATCATACGCAAAATGGGTTATGAAAACCGTTCCAAGGCAGTTCAGGATGCGGTGAGAATGTTTGTTTCCGAGAAGAAGTGGCTTATGAGAGAAAGAGGAAACCAAGCTGGCGTTTTAATGTTACTTTATGACCATGACGCTAGAGGACTTGAAGATGCATTAACAAACATTCAACACCGTCACGCCCACATAATTTGTTCGACAATGCACACTCACCTCAGCGAACACGACTGCCTAGAAGCAATAGCTGTAAAAGGTAACGCAGCCGAAATTCGAAAATTAAGCGATGAATTAGCTGCTAGGAGAGGAGTAAAAATACTTAAAACAATGATTGTTCCTGTTTAA
- the nadA gene encoding quinolinate synthase NadA encodes MQRQNSATLIDKILKLKKEKKAVILAHNYQRPEIQDIADYVGDSIELSRKAMNEKDAEIIVFSAVDFMAESAAILNPEKKVLLPTPGARCPMAQMLTVDEIKKWKAVYPLVPVVLYVNTLASAKAYADVCCTSANALEVIESLNAETVLFGPDRNLAEYVQRKTGKTIIPIPEWGFCPTHLLFQSEDVQVLKMKHPDAVVMVHPECTLEMQETADFVGSTSQMCRYAKESNAKTFIVATEEGLLHRLRKDNPEKQFILAYEEAVCPNMKLNTLDRLYMALKEEKYRVTVPETIAKNARKALEKMFEITK; translated from the coding sequence GTGCAAAGACAAAATTCAGCAACATTGATCGACAAAATACTCAAGCTGAAGAAAGAGAAGAAAGCTGTAATTTTAGCCCATAATTATCAGAGACCAGAAATACAAGACATAGCAGATTACGTCGGCGACAGCATAGAACTAAGCCGAAAAGCCATGAACGAAAAAGACGCTGAAATAATAGTTTTTTCAGCAGTGGATTTTATGGCGGAATCAGCGGCAATTTTGAATCCAGAAAAGAAAGTGTTGTTGCCAACTCCTGGTGCACGTTGTCCCATGGCGCAGATGCTTACAGTAGATGAGATTAAAAAATGGAAAGCAGTTTACCCGCTCGTGCCAGTAGTTCTGTATGTTAACACCTTAGCTTCGGCTAAAGCTTATGCTGACGTATGCTGCACATCTGCAAACGCCTTAGAAGTTATAGAATCTTTGAACGCTGAAACCGTTCTTTTTGGACCTGACCGTAATTTAGCGGAATATGTGCAAAGAAAGACAGGGAAGACCATCATTCCGATTCCAGAATGGGGTTTCTGTCCAACTCATTTGCTTTTCCAGTCTGAAGATGTGCAAGTTCTTAAAATGAAGCATCCAGATGCGGTTGTCATGGTTCATCCAGAATGCACTCTCGAGATGCAAGAGACAGCTGATTTCGTTGGAAGCACATCGCAAATGTGCCGTTACGCAAAGGAGAGCAACGCCAAAACTTTCATCGTGGCTACTGAAGAGGGACTTTTGCACCGCCTAAGAAAAGACAACCCAGAAAAACAATTCATTTTAGCGTACGAGGAAGCCGTTTGTCCAAACATGAAGTTGAATACACTGGATAGGCTTTACATGGCTTTGAAAGAAGAAAAATATAGGGTTACAGTTCCTGAAACTATAGCGAAAAACGCTCGAAAAGCTCTAGAAAAAATGTTTGAAATAACAAAATGA
- a CDS encoding DUF3795 domain-containing protein — MINKNLVGRCGLYCGACGIYRAYKDNGEFLKKLAEGFKCPPEKVRCEGCMALTPECWGNGCKIVQCLQSKGLEFCYQCSEYEKGSCEKFGKLAQRYAKIGVDVRANLERIRKGETNEWLRESEKKYKCRSCGKPLPVYGTEGKCYHCRKDIPEQFI, encoded by the coding sequence ATGATCAACAAGAATCTTGTAGGCAGATGCGGTTTATATTGCGGAGCTTGCGGAATTTACAGAGCTTACAAGGACAATGGTGAATTTTTAAAGAAACTTGCCGAAGGATTCAAATGTCCTCCAGAAAAAGTAAGATGTGAAGGATGTATGGCTTTAACGCCGGAATGTTGGGGAAATGGCTGCAAAATTGTGCAATGTCTCCAAAGTAAAGGTTTGGAATTTTGCTATCAATGTAGTGAGTATGAGAAGGGCTCTTGTGAGAAATTTGGAAAATTGGCTCAACGTTACGCGAAAATTGGTGTAGATGTAAGAGCAAATCTTGAGAGAATAAGGAAAGGCGAAACAAATGAATGGTTAAGGGAAAGCGAGAAAAAATACAAATGCCGTTCGTGTGGAAAGCCATTACCTGTGTATGGAACAGAAGGAAAATGTTACCACTGCAGAAAAGACATTCCAGAGCAGTTCATTTAA